The bacterium genome includes a window with the following:
- the cas5 gene encoding CRISPR-associated protein Cas5, producing MKALVFDIRINSLYSIRIPFTWQSALTYPILPPSAVIGMLANALQRYRNDRYPLEYLDLIEDNI from the coding sequence ATGAAAGCATTAGTCTTTGACATAAGGATAAATTCTCTTTATTCTATCAGAATCCCATTCACTTGGCAGTCTGCTTTGACCTATCCCATATTACCACCCTCTGCTGTCATAGGGATGCTTGCAAATGCCTTACAGCGATATAGAAATGACAGATATCCCTTAGAATATCTTGATTTGATAGAAGATAACATATAG